One window of the Bos mutus isolate GX-2022 chromosome X, NWIPB_WYAK_1.1, whole genome shotgun sequence genome contains the following:
- the GPR174 gene encoding probable G-protein coupled receptor 174 gives MTANDTCAEINRDNTDSRYFIYAVTYTVILVPGLIGNILALWVFYGYMKETKRAVIFMINLAIADLLQVLSLPLRIFYYLNHDWPFGSGLCMFCFYLKYVNMYASIYFLVCISVRRFWFLLHPFRFHDCKQKYDLYISISGWLIICLACLLFPLLRSNDDTPSHRTKCFVDLPTRNVNLAQSVVMMTIGELIGFITPLLIVLFCTWKTVLSLQDKYPVAQDLGEKKKALKMILICAGVFLICFAPYHFSFPLDFLVKSNEIKSCLARRVILIFHSVALCLASLNSCLDPIIYYFTTDEFRRRLSRQELHDNIKLHAKSLVSNHTTSIVSTELC, from the coding sequence ATGACTGCTAATGACACGTGTGCTGAGATCAATAGAGACAACACAGATTCCCGATACTTCATCTATGCTGTGACATACACTGTCATTCTTGTGCCAGGTCTCATAGGGAACATATTAGCCTTGTGGGTATTTTATGGCTATATGAAAGAAACCAAACGGGCTGTGATATTTATGATAAACCTGGCCATTGCTGACTTACTACAAGTCCTCTCCTTGCCCCTGAGGATCTTTTACTATTTGAATCATGACTGGCCATTCGGGTCTGGCCTCTGCATGTTTTGTTTCTATCTGAAGTATGTCAACATGTATGCAAGCATCTACTTCTTAGTCTGCATCAGTGTGCGGAGATTTTGGTTTCTCCTGCACCCCTTTCGCTTCCATGACTGTAAACAGAAGTATGACCTATACATCAGCATTTCTGGCTGGTTGATAATCTGCCTTGCTTGTCTGCTATTTCCTCTCCTCAGAAGCAATGATGACACCCCTAGCCACAGAACCAAATGCTTTGTGGATCTTCCTACCAGGAATGTCAATCTAGCTCAGTCTGTTGTCATGATGACCATTGGCGAGTTGATTGGGTTTATCACTCCTCTTCTGATTGTCCTATTTTGCACCTGGAAAACAGTTTTATCACTGCAAGATAAATATCCTGTTGCACAAGAccttggagagaaaaagaaagccttGAAGATGATTCTAATATGTGCaggagttttcctaatttgctttGCACCTTATCACTTCAGTTTTCCTTTAGATTTCCTGGTCAAgtccaatgaaattaaaagctgcctAGCCAGAAGGGTGATTCTAATATTTCATTCTGTTGCCTTGTGTCTTGCTAGTCTGAATTCCTGCCTTGACCCAATCATATACTACTTTACCACTGATGAGTTCAGAAGACGGCTTTCAAGACAAGAGTTGCATGATAACATAAAACTCCATGCAAAATCACTTGTGAGCAACCACACCACATCAATCGTGTCAACTGAattatgttaa